A genomic stretch from Terriglobales bacterium includes:
- the sdhA gene encoding succinate dehydrogenase flavoprotein subunit, whose protein sequence is MAKAPSIIVVGGGLAGLSATIKIAEAGGHVDLFSIVPVKRSHSVCAQGGINAAKNLKGEGDSTWKHLDDSIYGGDFLANQPPVKDMCEAAPGIIDLLDRLGVTFNRTPEGLLDFRRFGGTLYNRTAFAGATTGQQLLYALDEQVRRHEDDGRVTKYEHWEFLSAVLDGKRACRGICAMDLRSMEVRTFPADAIIICTGGIGAIFGKSTNSVVCTGSAQSALYQQGAYYANGEFIQVHPTCIPGEDKLRLMSESARGEGGRVWVPKNKGDQREWKSIPESERFYFLEEWYPKYGNLVPRDVATRAIHKVVFEHGLGVDGKPMVYLDLTHIDRATLDRKLEGILEIYEKFVGDDPRTTPMKIFPGTHYTMGGLWIDFKQATNLPGIYAAGECEYQYHGANRLGANSLLSCIWGGFVAGPAAMAYAKFAGAPAANGHFEAEKKRQEEINAGLMRSDGKENPFRLWRELGELMTKDCTVIRYNKTLQQTDVKLVEMLERFTHINLSDRTNWANTSVVFARQLYNMLQLARVIAQGAAQRDESRGAHYKPDFPERDDKNWLKTTKAVFAPDADEPRFEFEPVDTSLIPPRPRRYDVAA, encoded by the coding sequence ATGGCGAAAGCTCCCAGCATCATCGTGGTCGGCGGCGGGCTGGCGGGACTGTCCGCGACCATCAAGATCGCCGAGGCCGGCGGGCACGTGGACCTGTTCTCCATCGTCCCCGTGAAACGCTCGCACTCTGTCTGCGCCCAGGGCGGCATCAACGCCGCCAAGAACCTGAAGGGTGAGGGCGACTCCACCTGGAAGCACCTCGACGACTCTATCTACGGCGGCGACTTCCTGGCCAACCAGCCTCCGGTCAAGGACATGTGCGAGGCCGCGCCCGGCATCATCGACCTGCTCGACCGCCTGGGCGTCACCTTCAACCGCACCCCCGAGGGCCTCCTCGACTTCCGCCGCTTCGGCGGGACGCTCTACAACCGCACCGCCTTCGCCGGCGCCACCACCGGCCAGCAACTGCTCTACGCCCTCGACGAGCAGGTGCGCCGCCACGAGGACGACGGCCGGGTCACCAAGTACGAGCACTGGGAATTCCTCTCCGCTGTGCTCGATGGCAAGCGCGCCTGCCGCGGCATCTGCGCCATGGACCTGCGCTCCATGGAAGTGCGCACCTTCCCCGCCGACGCCATCATCATCTGCACCGGCGGCATCGGCGCCATCTTCGGCAAGTCCACCAACTCCGTCGTCTGTACCGGCTCGGCCCAGTCGGCGCTTTACCAGCAGGGCGCCTACTACGCCAACGGGGAGTTCATCCAGGTGCATCCCACCTGCATCCCCGGCGAGGACAAGCTGCGGTTGATGTCGGAGTCGGCGCGCGGCGAAGGCGGCCGCGTCTGGGTGCCCAAGAACAAGGGCGACCAGCGCGAGTGGAAGAGCATCCCGGAATCCGAGCGTTTCTATTTCCTCGAAGAGTGGTACCCCAAGTACGGCAACTTGGTGCCCCGGGACGTGGCCACCCGCGCCATCCACAAGGTGGTCTTCGAGCACGGCCTGGGCGTGGACGGCAAGCCCATGGTCTACCTCGACCTCACCCACATCGACCGCGCCACGCTCGACCGCAAGCTGGAAGGCATCCTCGAGATCTACGAGAAGTTCGTGGGCGACGACCCCCGCACCACGCCCATGAAGATCTTTCCCGGGACGCACTACACCATGGGCGGCCTCTGGATCGACTTCAAGCAGGCCACCAATCTCCCCGGCATTTATGCCGCCGGCGAGTGCGAGTACCAGTACCACGGGGCTAACCGCCTGGGCGCGAACTCGCTGCTCTCCTGCATCTGGGGAGGGTTCGTCGCCGGCCCCGCCGCCATGGCCTATGCTAAATTCGCCGGCGCGCCCGCTGCCAACGGCCACTTCGAGGCCGAGAAAAAACGCCAGGAGGAGATCAACGCCGGCCTGATGCGCTCCGATGGCAAGGAGAATCCCTTCCGCCTGTGGCGGGAGCTGGGTGAGTTGATGACCAAAGACTGCACCGTCATCCGCTACAACAAGACGCTGCAGCAGACCGACGTCAAGCTGGTGGAGATGCTCGAGCGCTTCACGCACATCAACCTGAGCGACCGTACGAACTGGGCCAACACTTCGGTAGTCTTCGCGCGCCAGCTCTACAACATGCTGCAGCTCGCGCGGGTCATCGCCCAGGGCGCGGCCCAGCGTGACGAGTCGCGCGGAGCGCACTACAAGCCGGACTTCCCCGAGCGCGACGATAAGAACTGGCTCAAGACCACCAAGGCGGTCTTCGCCCCCGACGCCGACGAACCCCGCTTCGAGTTCGAGCCCGTGGATACTTCGCTCATCCCGCCGCGGCCGCGGCGGTATGATGTAGCGGCCTAG